The Lactiplantibacillus paraplantarum genome includes the window TCTCAAGTTATTACGGAAAGTATACTGATAGCCCAAAAAATATTTCAGAATACCTTCACGAAGTTGATCCAAATGCGAAGATATATTGGATTTGTGATATAGAAATGCAGACTGATATATTTCCTCCATATGTAATTCCCGTAAAAATCAATACAATCAAATCAATTTATTTATTATGGACTTCAAAATACCTGATTGATAACTGTCAAAAACAAATTGTATATCATATAAGGAAAAAACAGTTATATTTACAAACTTGGCATGGTACTCCCCTCAAGAAGATTGAATTTGATGCTAGGCATAAGTTACCAAAACATTACTTGAATTATAGTCGGGTGGACAATCAGAGTATTACGTATTTGCTTGTTGGAAATGAATATTCTGAAAATGTTTATCAAACTGCATTAAGAGTTTCGAGCAGTCGTTATGTTCGGTCGGGGATTCCGAGAAATGACGTGTTTTTTTCAGATAAGGCTGAACTAGTTACTAGTATTAGAAAACAGTTGAATATTGATGAAAATTGTTTTGTTGTACTGTATGCACCTACATTTCGAAACTCAGTTTATGAAAAAAATGATAGTAAGAATGGATTCACACAGATTGAACAGTTAAATCCAAACCTATTATGTGAGATGTTCTTAAAAAAATTCAAACGTAAGTGCATGGTTTTAACACATTTTCATCCAAATGTCTCTAAAAAGATAGATAGTAAATTTATCTTCAGTAAATACGGTGGAAAAGTTCAAGATGTAACTAACGATTACCAAACTGAAGATTTGCTTTGTGTAGCGGATCTACTAATCACGGACTATTCTTCCATCTTTTTTGATTATGCGTTAATGGAGAAACCCATCATATTATTTACCTATGATTATCTAGATTATATACAGGAACGTGGAACATATTTAAACATTAATGAATTACCGATTACACATGCGACTACTGCAATTGAAATATGCAAAATACTTGAGGAAAATTCGTTAGATGAATTGTCAGAGAAAACAAGAGATTTGAATAGCTATGTTGGTAATTATGAATGTGGAAAAGCAACGGATATTGCGGTGAATATTATTACAAAGAATACTCAATAATAATGCGAGGGGGGATTACAAAATGTCAAAACATGCGTATCTAATCATCGCCCATCATCAGTTTGAATTGTTATGTAAACTACTTACCCTGATTGATGATGTGCGAAATGATATATTTATTCACATTGATGGCAAAGCAGATCATGTTCCATATCAAAAAATTAAAGAGAGCGTAGGCAGATCAAAGTTATATTTTACTTCCCGAACACGAGTCAAATGGGGGGGGTATTCACAAATAAAGAGTGAAATCATATTGTTGAAAGCGGCAACGAAACAGCAACATTATGATTATTACCATTTGCTTTCGGGGGCAGATTTACCGCTTGTTAATCAGGATAAAATTCACAATTTCTTTGACCTGAATCAGGGAATGGAATTTGTTCAATTTCAAAAATCAAAAATTAGCGAAATTAAGAAAAGACGAGTTAAGTACTTTTATTTATTTCAAGAACATTTAAAGAAAAAAGCAGGGATATTAGCGCATTTTCAAGAGGTAAGTTTGCGTTTACAAGAGCTGCTTCGAATTAATAGAATTAGTAATACAAATATTGAGTTTCAGATGGGATCGAATTGGTTTAGCATAACGGATAATTTTGCGAAATTAATAGTTGCTAATGAAAAAATGATTAATGAAACTTTCAGATATACAAAGTGTTGTGATGAAATTTTTATTCAAACGATATTAGTTAATTCAAGTTTTAAGAACTATATTTATGAACGGCAATTTTCAGATTCGTTAACGGCTAACCAACGGTTTATACATTGGTCAGATATTGGGCCTCAAGATCTAACTATGAAGGATTTAGATCAAATGTATAGAAGTGGCTGCCTATTTGCTAGGAAGTTTAATTTAGAAAAAGACCGACAGGTAGTTACTGAGATAGAGTCTCGATGCATGACTGACTGATTAGTTAGCTCCTTCATTAAAAGCTTGTTGAGTATGGATGCATGGAGGCGAGACTAATTAATAAAACTATTTCAAACATTTTCTATA containing:
- a CDS encoding CDP-glycerol glycerophosphotransferase family protein; this encodes MKNLLKIKKLLLRNVMPLVFKLFPIRKQYLFSSYYGKYTDSPKNISEYLHEVDPNAKIYWICDIEMQTDIFPPYVIPVKINTIKSIYLLWTSKYLIDNCQKQIVYHIRKKQLYLQTWHGTPLKKIEFDARHKLPKHYLNYSRVDNQSITYLLVGNEYSENVYQTALRVSSSRYVRSGIPRNDVFFSDKAELVTSIRKQLNIDENCFVVLYAPTFRNSVYEKNDSKNGFTQIEQLNPNLLCEMFLKKFKRKCMVLTHFHPNVSKKIDSKFIFSKYGGKVQDVTNDYQTEDLLCVADLLITDYSSIFFDYALMEKPIILFTYDYLDYIQERGTYLNINELPITHATTAIEICKILEENSLDELSEKTRDLNSYVGNYECGKATDIAVNIITKNTQ
- a CDS encoding beta-1,6-N-acetylglucosaminyltransferase, with protein sequence MSKHAYLIIAHHQFELLCKLLTLIDDVRNDIFIHIDGKADHVPYQKIKESVGRSKLYFTSRTRVKWGGYSQIKSEIILLKAATKQQHYDYYHLLSGADLPLVNQDKIHNFFDLNQGMEFVQFQKSKISEIKKRRVKYFYLFQEHLKKKAGILAHFQEVSLRLQELLRINRISNTNIEFQMGSNWFSITDNFAKLIVANEKMINETFRYTKCCDEIFIQTILVNSSFKNYIYERQFSDSLTANQRFIHWSDIGPQDLTMKDLDQMYRSGCLFARKFNLEKDRQVVTEIESRCMTD